One part of the Archangium lipolyticum genome encodes these proteins:
- the phoU gene encoding phosphate signaling complex protein PhoU — MPSTHTDKAFEADLRDLREKLLGMGAKVEAHIADSVRALTERDSALAEKVIQADKEVNRLEVEVDETCRRILALRQPAASDLRLITTALKIVTDLERIGDLAVNIAERAKDLNEAPPLKAYVDTPRLAELAQQQVKKALDAFVSSDPAKAEEVRKEDDHLDVLYLKIFNELLGYMMEDSRNIRRATALMFIAKHLERIGDHATNVAEMVIYMVRGTDIRHPRSRNLTTAS; from the coding sequence ATGCCATCGACACATACGGACAAGGCATTCGAGGCGGATCTGAGGGATCTGCGCGAGAAGCTGCTGGGCATGGGCGCCAAGGTGGAAGCGCACATCGCGGACAGCGTGCGCGCGCTCACCGAGCGGGATTCCGCGCTCGCCGAGAAGGTCATCCAGGCGGACAAGGAGGTCAACCGCCTGGAGGTGGAGGTCGACGAGACGTGCCGCCGCATCCTCGCGCTGCGCCAGCCAGCCGCGAGCGATCTGCGCCTCATCACCACCGCGCTGAAGATCGTCACCGACCTGGAGCGCATCGGCGACCTGGCGGTGAACATCGCCGAGCGGGCCAAGGATCTGAACGAGGCGCCGCCGCTCAAGGCCTACGTGGACACGCCGCGGCTGGCCGAGCTGGCCCAGCAGCAGGTGAAGAAGGCGCTGGATGCCTTCGTGTCCTCGGATCCGGCCAAGGCGGAAGAGGTGCGCAAGGAGGACGACCACCTGGACGTCCTCTACCTGAAGATCTTCAACGAGCTGCTCGGCTACATGATGGAGGACTCGAGGAACATCCGCCGCGCCACGGCGCTGATGTTCATCGCCAAGCACCTCGAGCGCATTGGAGACCACGCCACCAACGTGGCGGAGATGGTCATCTACATGGTGCGCGGCACGGACATCCGCCATCCGCGCAGCCGGAACCTGACGACGGCCTCCTGA
- a CDS encoding glycosyltransferase encodes MLHAISLALLAAAVVGIVALGAQLFCVLRYRRSRPRVGSPVSGGAPKGISILKPLCGVDDDLEANLACFATLDYPAYEVILGVKDTRDPAYAVARAAVARWPHIMKLELQHGEPGLNPKVNQLITLAGVARYDIFVISDSNTRVEPDYLEEISRTFEDPEVGCISHPVSGVGERTLGSLMDNLYQSTTTGAGQIAAKQAVDQDIVVGKSMALRREDVESLGGFYTVRNVLAEDFVIGRWVTRRLGKRAVVARSPVYNVSLEKSVTAFLKRYVRWSIIHHTCIPTPVYLAQSLLNPLPWALLGALLEPSARALGVVGTVVLAKLAHDVTIFHLSRPGQTTSWRVVPAVLLKDLLLFMAWTNGLFARSVDWRGNKLRVLPGSKLVAPTPAMPGSLATSEPEPTEELLAG; translated from the coding sequence ATGCTCCACGCGATCAGCCTGGCCCTGCTCGCCGCCGCCGTCGTCGGAATCGTCGCCCTGGGAGCGCAGCTCTTCTGTGTGCTGCGCTACCGGCGGAGCCGCCCCCGAGTGGGCTCTCCGGTGTCCGGTGGCGCGCCGAAGGGCATCTCCATCCTCAAGCCCCTGTGTGGTGTGGATGATGACCTTGAGGCCAACCTCGCCTGCTTCGCCACGCTCGACTATCCGGCCTATGAGGTCATCCTCGGGGTGAAGGACACGCGGGATCCCGCCTACGCGGTGGCGCGAGCGGCGGTGGCGCGCTGGCCGCACATCATGAAGCTGGAGCTGCAGCACGGTGAGCCCGGCCTCAACCCCAAGGTGAACCAGCTCATCACCCTGGCGGGCGTGGCCCGTTACGACATCTTCGTCATCAGCGACTCCAACACGCGCGTGGAGCCGGACTACCTGGAGGAGATCTCCCGCACCTTCGAGGACCCGGAGGTGGGCTGCATCTCGCACCCGGTGAGCGGCGTGGGCGAGCGGACGCTGGGCTCGCTGATGGACAACCTGTACCAGAGCACCACGACGGGCGCGGGGCAGATCGCCGCCAAGCAGGCCGTCGATCAGGACATCGTGGTGGGCAAGTCCATGGCGCTGCGCCGCGAGGACGTGGAGTCCCTGGGGGGCTTCTACACGGTGCGCAACGTGCTGGCGGAGGACTTCGTCATCGGCCGGTGGGTGACGCGGCGGCTGGGCAAGCGTGCCGTGGTGGCGCGCTCGCCCGTCTACAACGTGTCGCTCGAGAAGAGCGTGACGGCCTTCCTCAAGCGCTACGTGCGCTGGAGCATCATCCACCACACCTGCATCCCCACGCCGGTGTACCTGGCCCAGTCGCTGCTCAACCCCCTGCCCTGGGCGCTGCTCGGCGCGCTGCTGGAGCCGTCGGCGCGGGCCCTGGGCGTGGTGGGCACGGTGGTGCTGGCGAAGCTGGCGCACGACGTGACGATCTTCCACCTGTCGCGGCCCGGGCAGACCACCTCCTGGCGGGTGGTGCCTGCGGTGCTGCTCAAGGACCTGCTGCTCTTCATGGCCTGGACGAACGGGCTCTTCGCGCGCTCGGTGGACTGGCGCGGCAACAAGCTGCGAGTGCTGCCCGGCTCGAAGCTGGTGGCGCCCACGCCCGCGATGCCGGGGTCTCTCGCCACGTCCGAGCCCGAGCCCACCGAGGAGCTGCTCGCCGGCTGA
- a CDS encoding metallophosphoesterase family protein: MLIRKLAHLSDLHLDLTRESDATATALVETLLAERVDHVVVTGDLTHQGSRSEYRRFRELFAPLIDAGRLSFIPGNHDRTGEDAGGQWMNGRKVRVERHEGLYLVCVDSTGPHNRNYFACHGELTPAVLDEVDAALCAAPTGALTAVLLHHHVLPLPEESFPERLATRMGWPHASELALGAELVRRAQGRCDLILHGHRHVPREFDLGHFQGRGLRIYNSGSSIELGRFRLFQHAAGRLVGEPEWQGMSLPPARKRSAPNVLPALQYLASQLTMSLV; this comes from the coding sequence ATGCTCATCCGCAAGCTGGCTCATCTGTCGGACCTGCATCTGGACCTCACCCGCGAGAGTGACGCGACGGCCACCGCGCTCGTGGAGACCCTCCTCGCCGAGCGCGTGGACCACGTGGTGGTGACGGGAGACCTGACCCACCAGGGAAGCCGGAGCGAGTACCGGCGCTTCCGCGAGCTCTTCGCTCCACTGATCGACGCCGGGCGGCTCTCCTTCATCCCCGGCAACCATGACCGCACGGGCGAGGACGCCGGCGGCCAGTGGATGAACGGCCGGAAGGTGCGGGTGGAGCGGCACGAGGGTCTCTACCTGGTGTGCGTGGACTCCACGGGCCCGCACAACCGCAACTACTTCGCCTGCCACGGCGAGCTGACCCCGGCGGTGCTGGACGAGGTGGACGCGGCCCTGTGCGCAGCGCCCACGGGCGCGCTCACCGCGGTGCTGCTGCACCACCACGTGCTACCACTGCCGGAGGAGAGCTTCCCGGAGCGCCTCGCCACGCGCATGGGCTGGCCGCACGCCTCGGAGCTGGCGCTGGGCGCCGAGCTCGTCCGCCGGGCCCAGGGCCGGTGCGATCTCATCCTCCACGGGCACCGGCACGTACCGCGCGAGTTCGATCTGGGCCACTTCCAGGGCCGCGGACTGCGCATCTACAACTCGGGCAGCTCCATCGAGCTCGGCCGCTTCCGGCTCTTCCAGCATGCGGCCGGCCGGCTGGTCGGTGAGCCCGAGTGGCAGGGGATGTCCCTGCCCCCGGCTCGCAAGCGCTCGGCCCCCAACGTCCTGCCCGCTCTTCAGTACCTGGCCAGCCAGCTGACCATGTCGCTCGTCTGA
- a CDS encoding response regulator produces the protein MGRRATADDTRKVLVVDDDADWREFLRLCLEDLGYEAIEAANGQEALDSLSRQRYGVMLLDLNMPGMNGFEVVERMPRNGNPPRVVFLTAAAAQEVGGALRSGPHYYLPKGASRDQLSLLLQSLDA, from the coding sequence TTGGGGCGAAGGGCAACCGCGGACGACACACGCAAGGTTCTGGTCGTCGACGATGACGCCGACTGGAGGGAGTTCCTCCGGCTGTGCCTCGAGGATCTCGGCTACGAGGCCATCGAGGCCGCGAATGGCCAGGAGGCACTGGACTCGTTGTCGCGGCAGCGCTACGGCGTGATGCTCCTGGACCTGAACATGCCCGGGATGAATGGCTTCGAGGTGGTGGAACGGATGCCCCGCAACGGCAATCCGCCCCGGGTGGTGTTCCTGACGGCCGCCGCGGCGCAGGAGGTAGGCGGCGCGCTCCGCTCTGGTCCGCACTACTACCTGCCCAAGGGAGCCAGCCGGGACCAGCTCTCGCTCCTGCTCCAATCACTGGACGCCTGA
- a CDS encoding hemolysin family protein, producing MLILANGVFSGAELALLSVRKTRLRELLDEGSRAAGAVQALRDDPERFLATVQIGITVVGASAAAFGGASIAQRLIGPLTQLGVEEALAERLAFALVVGLVSYLSLVLGELVPKSLALRFSEGYALFIARPLKGLAWLMQPLVWFLTASSNLLLRFFGDRTTFTESRLSPDELMQLVEEAAKAGSLDPKAGEIASRAFELGNIPLSAVMVPRSRMVALRRHASPEEIKQVLLEHGHSRMPVYEGSLDNVVGYVIAKDLLGIAWESQLIVLEDVMRPPWFAFESMRAIDALKELQRRRMQLGIVVDERGGVAGLVTVEDLVEELVGEIASELEAPEELLRRESPTSAVVQGTAAIRDVNRELGLELEEGQGWSTVGGLCTVKAGTIPEKGTKLTLEDGTVLEVLDASQRRVRSVRIHLPPREASEG from the coding sequence TTGCTGATCCTGGCCAACGGGGTCTTCTCCGGGGCGGAGCTCGCCCTGTTGTCGGTGCGCAAGACGCGGCTGCGGGAGCTGCTCGACGAGGGCAGCCGCGCGGCCGGAGCGGTACAGGCCCTGCGGGACGACCCCGAGCGCTTCCTGGCCACGGTGCAGATCGGCATCACGGTGGTGGGCGCCTCCGCGGCGGCCTTCGGTGGAGCCTCCATCGCCCAGCGGCTCATCGGGCCCCTGACACAGTTGGGGGTGGAGGAGGCGCTCGCGGAGCGGCTGGCCTTCGCGCTGGTGGTGGGACTGGTGTCCTATCTCTCGCTGGTGCTGGGCGAGCTGGTGCCCAAGTCCCTGGCCCTGCGCTTCTCCGAGGGCTATGCGCTGTTCATCGCCCGCCCCTTGAAGGGACTGGCCTGGCTGATGCAGCCACTGGTCTGGTTCCTCACGGCCAGCTCCAACCTCCTGCTGCGCTTCTTCGGGGACCGGACCACCTTCACCGAGTCGCGCCTGTCACCGGACGAGCTGATGCAGCTCGTGGAGGAGGCGGCGAAGGCGGGCTCGTTGGATCCGAAGGCGGGAGAGATCGCCTCGCGGGCCTTCGAGCTGGGGAACATCCCCCTGTCGGCGGTGATGGTGCCGCGCAGCCGCATGGTGGCGCTGCGCCGGCATGCGAGCCCGGAGGAGATCAAACAGGTGCTGCTGGAGCACGGGCATTCGCGGATGCCCGTGTACGAGGGGTCGCTCGACAACGTGGTGGGCTACGTCATCGCGAAGGATCTGCTGGGAATCGCCTGGGAAAGCCAGCTGATCGTCCTGGAGGACGTGATGCGGCCGCCCTGGTTCGCCTTCGAGTCGATGAGGGCCATCGACGCACTGAAGGAGCTGCAACGGCGGCGGATGCAACTGGGCATCGTGGTGGATGAGCGGGGAGGCGTGGCGGGGCTGGTGACGGTGGAGGACCTGGTCGAGGAGCTGGTGGGGGAGATCGCCAGCGAGCTCGAGGCGCCCGAGGAGCTCCTCCGGCGCGAGAGCCCCACCTCCGCGGTGGTGCAGGGCACGGCGGCCATCCGGGACGTGAACCGGGAGCTGGGACTGGAGCTGGAAGAAGGCCAGGGCTGGTCGACGGTGGGAGGCCTGTGCACGGTGAAGGCGGGGACCATCCCCGAGAAGGGCACGAAGCTGACGCTGGAGGACGGGACGGTGTTGGAGGTGCTCGACGCGAGCCAGCGCCGGGTGCGCTCGGTGCGCATCCACCTGCCCCCCCGAGAGGCATCCGAGGGCTGA